A genomic stretch from Argiope bruennichi chromosome 2, qqArgBrue1.1, whole genome shotgun sequence includes:
- the LOC129962265 gene encoding uncharacterized protein LOC129962265, translated as MNLRKWISNDCDLMKQWQTEHFDHLNINDFVNQPHRVLGLSWSPQNDYISLNLKGLLDFLLKRKNTKRFLLMAAGRIFDPMGFVSPFTIRFKILFQEIWQSKTDWDEELLPDVNEKFEQWCSEASFLGKLQIPRYVLECDSENPPECEIHTFPDSSIKAYGAVSYLRLKTPNKICVYLLASKCRVAPLKPLSLPRLELMGALLAARLAKEVSRVLSEKIPATNHFWTDSTIALSWIQGSSSR; from the coding sequence ATGAATTTGCGGAAGTGGATTTCAAATGACTgtgatttaatgaaacaatggcaGACAGAACACTTCGACCATTTAAATATTAACGATTTCGTGAACCAACCACATCGTGTTTTGGGACTTTCGTGGAGTCCTCAAAATGACTATATTAGTCTTAATTTAAAAGGTCTATTGGACTTCcttctgaaaaggaaaaatactaAACGATTCTTGTTGATGGCCGCAGGCAGAATATTTGATCCAATGGGATTTGTATCCCCCTTCactataagatttaaaatcttatttcaagaaaTCTGGCAAAGTAAAACAGACTGGGACGAAGAGTTACTGCCAGATGTTAATGAGAAGTTTGAACAGTGGTGTTCAGAAGCGTCTTTCTTAGGTAAACTTCAGATTCCTAGATATGTCCTTGAGTGTGATAGTGAGAATCCCCCAGAATGTGAAATACACACATTTCCCGATTCTAGCATTAAAGCGTATGGAGCTGTCTCATATTTAAGACTGAAAACTCCTAACAAAATTTGTGTGTATCTTTTAGCTTCAAAATGCCGTGTGGCTCCTCTAAAGCCATTATCCCTTCCACGTTTGGAATTAATGGGTGCGTTACTTGCTGCGAGATTGGCAAAAGAAGTATCAAGAGTCCTCAGTGAGAAAATACCAGCAACCAACCACTTTTGGACAGATTCCACTATAGCCTTGAGTTGGATTCAAGGTTCCAGCAGCAGATGA